The following proteins come from a genomic window of Venturia canescens isolate UGA chromosome 4, ASM1945775v1, whole genome shotgun sequence:
- the LOC122409355 gene encoding uncharacterized protein PFB0145c-like → MVAVKFFLVGAVLVAIIVTISLVSHPAGFEYENEPTVTAGGSNDGSESDSFFRVIKKVTRRSLFKLWPKSPVKKKKCTSPVGEKTEAIKLDKKKGVIKKLKNEIARQRQLIENLTAEREKLHEIINDCNTKNDRERQRCSDLENINGNIDRSLATCIEKTKTQSESIDNLTGENENLNDSLIKLKNKCDNDTRKLKATVSNINGNLAKCNNETESLRDSINRLTIEKSDLNNNLTRCNDLTKCQGHSMADLTTENKNLKDSLIKLKNKCDNDTRQFNATINNINGNLTKCNNETESLRDSINRLTTDKSDLNNNLTRCNDLTKTQGYSIANLTAEKDALNVSLIELENKYDNDTRQLNATINNINRNLTKCNNETESLKDLINSLTTEKSNLNDSLIRCNDLTKCQGYSMADLTTENKNLKDSLINLKNKCDNDTRQFNATINNINGNLAKLNNETESLRASINRLTTEKSDLNDNLTRCNDLTKTQGYSIANLTAEKDALNVSLIELENKYDNDTRQLNAAINNINRNLTKCNNETESLRASINRLTTEKSDLNDNLTRCNDLAKSQGYSIANLTDENKNLNDNLIELQNQCDNDTRQLDATINNINGNLTKCNNEIESLKDLINSLTTEKSNLNDSLTRCNDLTKTQGYSIANLTAEKDALNVSLIELENKYDNDTRQLNAAINNINRNLTKCNNETESLRASINRLTTEKSDLNDNLTRCSDLTKTQGYSIANLTAEKNALNVSLIKLENKYDNDTRQLDATINNINGNLAKCNNKTESLRDSIDRLTTEKTDLNDNLTRCNDLAKSQGYSIAHLTAENKNFKNSLIKLKNKCDNDTRQFNATINNINGNLAKCNNETESLRASINRLTTEKSNLNDSWTRCNDLTKTQGYSIANLTAEKNALNVSLIKLENKYDNDTRQLDATINNINGNLAKCNNETESLRDSIDRLTTEKSDLNDNLTRCNDLAKSQGYSIANLTDENKNLNDNLIKLKNQCDNDTRQLNATINNINGNLTKCNNETESLRDSINRLTTEKSDLNDNLTRCNDLTKSQGYSIANLTDENKNLNDNLIKLKNQCDNDTRQLNATINNINGNLAKCNNETESLRDSINRLTTEKSNLNDSLTRCNILTKSQGYSIANLTGENKNLNDNLIKLKTQCDNDTRQLNATINNINGNLTKCNNEIESLRDSINRLTIEKSNLNDSLTRCNDLTKSQGYSIANLTDENKNLKDSLINLKNKCDNDTRQFNATINNINGNLAKCNNETESLKDLINSLTTEKSNLNDSLTRCNDLTKSQGYSIANLTDENKNLNDNLIKLKNQCDNDTRQLNATINNINGNLTKCNNEIESLKDLINSLTTEKSNLNDSLTRCNDLTKSQGYSIANLTAEKNALNVNLIELENKYDNDTSQLNKTIYEIKLNQTMSETNRHRWCVLNFNASKELQQCLLDNEALRGTIIELDQLNMTLNKELDKLHDNISLLTRYKSAYEECVRWKSEMSLGEEWETIKYHDFLQGLQSSWSESSIGFSQACHNMCNGTGVPMDEVARRIHDCIDHRTQFFQKSEIRYENEMRSYQQQIEQFKRTIQNGCHNTSSVVPVNTETKPIPTCDSSRVPLSIYNSCQNSLSNLRGQLEECQRTCNVAE, encoded by the exons ATGGTGGcggtcaaattttttttagtcgGTGCAGTTTTGGTGGCAATCATTGTTACAATTTCACTGGTATCTCATCCTGCTGGGTTCGAATACGAGAATGAGCCTACTG TGACTGCTGGTGGCTCTAACGATGGATCAGAATCGGACTCATTTTTCAGAGTCATTAAAAAAGTTACTCGGAGATCACTCTTCAAATTGTGGCCAAAGTCgccagtgaaaaaaaaaaagtgcacGAGTCCTGTCGGTGAAAAAACGGAAGCGATAAAactagataaaaaaaaaggagtcaTCAAGAAGCTCAAAAACGAGATTGCCCGCCAACGCCAgctcattgaaaatttgactgcGGAGCGAGAAAAACTTCATGAAATCATCAACGATtgcaacacgaaaaatgatCGAGAACGCCAACGGTGTAGTGACCTCGAAAATATTAACGGTAACATCGATAGAAGTCTTGCAACCTGCATCGAAAAAACTAAAACCCAGAGTGAATCAATTGATAATCTCACCGGCGAGAACGAGAATCTGAATGACAGTTTAATTAAGCTCAAAAACAAGTGCGATAATGATACAAGAAAACTTAAAGCAACCGTAAGCAACATCAATGGGAATCTTGCCAAGTGCAACAATGAAACTGAGTCTCTGAGGGATTCAATCAACAGGCTCACCATCGAGAAAAGCGATCTAAACAATAACTTGACTAGATGCAACGATCTAACAAAGTGTCAAGGTCATTCTATGGCTGATCTCACCACCGAGAACAAGAATTTGAAGGATAGCTTAATTAAGTTAAAAAACAAATGCGATAATGATACAAGACAGTTTAACGCAACTATAAATAACATCAATGGGAATCTTACCAAATGCAACAATGAAACTGAGTCTCTGAGGGATTCAATCAACAGGCTCACCACCGACAAGAGCGATCTGAACAATAACTTGACTAGATGCAACGATCTAACCAAGACTCAAGGTTATTCTATTGCTAATCTCACCGCTGAGAAGGATGCTCTAAACGTTAGCTTAATTGAGTTGGAAAACAAATACGATAATGATACAAGACAGCTTAACGCAACTATAAACAACATCAATAGGAATCTTACCAAGTGCAACAATGAAACTGAGTCTCTGAAGGATTTAATCAACAGCCTCACCACCGAGAAGAGCAATCTGAACGATAGCTTGATTAGATGCAACGATCTAACCAAGTGTCAAGGATATTCTATGGCTGATCTCACCACCGAGAACAAGAATTTGAAGGATAGCTTAATTAACTTAAAAAACAAATGCGATAATGATACAAGACAGTTTAACGCAACTATAAACAACATCAATGGAAATCTTGCCAAGTTGAACAATGAAACTGAGTCTCTGAGGGCTTCAATCAACAGGCTCACCACCGAGAAGAGCGATCTGAACGATAACTTGACTAGATGCAACGATCTAACCAAGACTCAAGGTTATTCTATTGCTAATCTCACCGCTGAGAAGGATGCTCTAAACGTTAGCTTAATTGAGTTGGAAAACAAATACGATAATGATACAAGACAGCTTAACGCAGCTATAAACAACATCAATAGGAATCTTACCAAGTGCAACAATGAAACTGAGTCTCTGAGGGCTTCAATCAACAGGCTCACCACCGAGAAGAGCGATCTGAACGATAACTTGACTAGATGCAACGATCTAGCCAAGTCTCAAGGTTATTCTATTGCTAATCTCACCGACGAGAACAAGAATCTGAATGACAACTTAATTGAGCTCCAAAACCAGTGCGATAATGATACAAGACAGCTTGACGCAACTATAAACAACATCAATGGGAATCTTACCAAGTGCAACAATGAAATTGAGTCTCTGAAGGATTTAATCAACAGCCTCACCACCGAGAAGAGCAATCTGAACGATAGCTTGACTAGATGCAACGATCTAACCAAGACTCAAGGTTATTCTATTGCTAATCTCACCGCTGAGAAGGATGCTCTAAACGTTAGCTTAATTGAATTGGAAAACAAATACGATAATGATACAAGACAGCTTAACGCAGCTATAAACAACATCAATAGGAATCTTACCAAGTGCAACAATGAAACTGAGTCTCTGAGGGCTTCAATCAACAGGCTCACCACCGAGAAGAGCGATCTGAACGATAACTTGACTAGATGCAGCGATCTAACCAAGACTCAAGGTTATTCCATTGCTAATCTCACTGCCGAGAAGAATGCTCTGAACGTTAGCTTAATCAAGCTCGAAAACAAATACGATAATGATACAAGACAGCTTGACGCAACTATAAACAACATCAATGGGAATCTTGCCAAGTGCAACAATAAAACTGAGTCTCTCAGGGATTCAATTGACAGGCTCACCACCGAGAAAACCGATCTAAACGATAACTTGACTAGGTGCAACGATCTAGCCAAGTCTCAAGGTTATTCTATTGCTCATCTCACCGCcgagaacaaaaattttaagaatAGCTTAATTAAGTTAAAAAACAAATGCGATAATGATACAAGACAGTTTAACGCAACTATAAACAACATCAATGGAAATCTTGCCAAGTGCAACAATGAAACTGAGTCTCTGAGGGCTTCAATCAACAGGCTCACCACCGAGAAGAGCAATCTGAACGATAGCTGGACTAGATGCAACGATCTAACCAAGACTCAAGGTTATTCCATTGCTAATCTCACTGCCGAGAAGAATGCTCTGAACGTTAGCTTAATCAAGCTCGAAAACAAATACGATAATGATACAAGACAGCTTGACGCAACTATAAACAACATCAATGGGAATCTTGCCAAGTGCAACAATGAAACTGAATCTCTAAGGGATTCAATTGACAGGCTCACCACCGAGAAAAGCGATCTGAACGATAACTTGACTAGATGCAACGATCTAGCCAAGTCTCAAGGTTATTCTATTGCTAATCTCACCGACGAAAACAAGAATCTGAATGACAACTTAATTAAGCTCAAAAACCAGTGCGATAATGATACAAGACAGCTTAACGCAACTATAAACAATATCAATGGGAATCTTACCAAGTGCAACAATGAAACTGAGTCTTTGAGGGATTCAATCAACAGGCTCACCACCGAGAAGAGCGATCTGAACGATAACTTGACTAGATGCAACGATCTAACCAAGTCTCAAGGTTATTCTATTGCTAATCTCACCGACGAAAACAAGAATCTGAATGACAACTTAATTAAGCTCAAAAACCAGTGCGATAATGATACAAGACAGCTTAACGCAACTATAAACAACATCAATGGGAATCTTGCCAAGTGCAACAATGAAACTGAGTCTCTGAGGGATTCAATCAACAGGCTCACCACCGAGAAGAGCAATTTGAACGATAGCTTAACTAGATGCAACATTCTAACCAAGTCTCAAGGTTATTCTATTGCTAATCTCACCGGCGAGAACAAGAATCTGAATGACAACTTAATTAAGCTCAAAACCCAGTGCGATAATGATACAAGACAGCTTAACGCAACTATAAACAACATCAATGGGAATCTTACCAAGTGCAACAACGAAATTGAGTCTCTGAGGGATTCAATCAACAGGCTCACCATCGAGAAAAGCAATCTGAACGATAGCTTGACTAGATGCAACGATCTAACCAAGTCTCAAGGTTATTCTATTGCTAATCTCACCGACGAAAACAAGAATTTGAAGGATAGCTTAATTAACTTAAAAAACAAATGCGATAATGATACAAGACAGTTTAACGCAACTATAAACAACATCAATGGAAATCTTGCCAAGTGCAACAATGAAACTGAGTCTCTGAAGGATTTAATCAACAGCCTCACCACCGAGAAGAGCAATCTGAACGATAGCTTGACTAGATGCAACGATCTAACCAAGTCTCAAGGTTATTCTATTGCTAATCTCACCGACGAAAACAAGAATCTGAATGACAACTTAATTAAGCTCAAAAACCAGTGCGATAATGATACAAGACAGCTTAACGCAACTATAAACAACATCAATGGGAATCTTACCAAGTGCAACAATGAAATTGAGTCTCTGAAGGATTTAATCAACAGCCTCACCACCGAGAAGAGCAATCTAAACGATAGCTTGACTAGATGCAACGATCTAACCAAGTCTCAAGGTTATTCTATTGCTAATCTCACCGCCGAGAAGAATGCTCTGAACGTTAACTTAATTGAGTTAGAAAACAAATACGATAATGATACAAGTCAGCTCAATAAAACGATTTATGAAATCAAACTGAATCAAACTATGTCCGAAACCAATCGACACCGCTGGTGTGTTCTAAATTTCAATGCGTCCAAAGAGTTGCAACAGTGTCTCCTTGATAACGAGGCTCTCCGCGGTACTATTATTGAGTTGGACCAACTCAACATGACCCTAAATAAAGAGCTTGATAAGTTGCACGATAATATCTCACTGCTAACAAGATATAAGTCAGCATATGAGGAATGTGTAAGATGGAAGTCTGAGATGAGCTTGGGAGAGGAATGGGAGACAATCAAATACCACGACTTCCTTCAAGGATTGCAATCGTCCTGGTCAGAGTCAAGCATTGGTTTTTCACAAGCTTGCCACAATATGTGCAACGGCACAGGCGTCCCCATGGATGAGGTGGCACGTAGAATACACGATTGCATTGATCATCGAACACAATTCTTCCAAAAATCAGAAATAAGATACGAAAACGAAATGCGTTCATACCAGCAGCaaattgaacaatttaaacggaccATACAAAACGGGTGTCACAATACATCTTCCGTAGTTCCAGTTAATACAGAAACCAAGCCTATTCCAACCTGTGACAGTTCGCGTGTACCGCTAAGCATATATAATTCGTGCCAGAATAGTCTTTCGAATCTACGAGGACAGTTAGAGGAGTGCCAACGTACGTGTAATGTCGCAGAATAG